The stretch of DNA CTCAAAAACAACAAAAGGAAATTCAAGAACAAATTTGGGTAATTAGAGAACAGTTAGCTGCTTGTGAAAGAGAATTACAATTATTAAGAAAAGAATATAAACAATTAGACCATGAATTAACAACTTATGACTCTCTGCAATTACAAATAGGACAATTAGAAGCTCAATTAGAAGCAACAGGAGAAATTCATAAACAACTTAAAAATATTAAAGCAGAACAAGAAGAATTAGAAAACTTATTAGGAACTGGTAACTATGCTCAAGAATTGCAATTAGATTTAACTCAACTAAATAATGAAATAAAAAATTTTAATTATGATGAACAAACTCATGCTTTAGTTAGAGGAGAAGTAGAACGTTGGCGATGGGCAGAAATTAAACAAGTAAAAATCGAAGATGCTAAAAAAAGACAAGCTAATCTAGAAAGCCAAAAACCACAATTATTAGAACAAATTCAATCTTTACAACAAGAGATCAAACAATTACATACCACTTCAGAAATTCAACAACAAATTGAACAAGTACAACAAACAATTGCTCAATTAGGTTACGATCAAACTCAACATCAAAACCTTCTTACTCAACTTCGTCAGGCTCAAACTTGGTACGTACGCTATCAAGAATTAACTCAAGCCAAACAACAGTATCCCCAATTGCAAATTCGTCTGCAAGAATTACAACAATTATTAGAATTAAGATTACAAGATAAAACTGTTAGTCAAACACAAATTGATAATTATATTACTCAACGAGAACAAATTAACGATTATCGCCAGGAAATTAAAACTTTAGAACAACAAATTCATCAACGTCGTCAACAATTAGATGAATTAATTATTCAAACAGGAAGATTACAACAAACCTTAGTTCAAATTAAAGAACTTAAAAATCAATATACAACTAACTGCCAACAACTCAAAGAAATTGACAAAAATTATCGAATTTATCAAGAATTAGGACAAGCTTTTGGTAAAAATGGCATTCAAGCTTTAATGATTGAAAATATCTTACCGCAACTAGAAGCAGAAACTAATCATATTTTAGCTCGATTAACTGGAAACCAATTTCACGTTCAATTTTTAACTCAAAAAGCAGGTAAAAGTAGCAGTAAAAAAACTACTAAACTAATCGATACTTTAGATATTTTAATCGCAGATGCTAGAGGTACTCGCCCCTACGAAACCTATTCTGGTGGAGAAGCTTTTCGGATTAACTTTTCAATTCGTTTAGCCTTAGCAAAACTTCTAGCACAAAGAGCAGGAACTTCTCTACAATTACTGATAGTAGACGAAGGATTTGGTACTCAAGATAGTGAAGGTTGTGAAAGATTAGTTGCAGCCATTAATGCGATCGCATCGGATTTTGCCTGTATCTTAACAGTTACCCATATGCCTCAATTCAAAGAAGCCTTTCAAACCAGAATTGAAGTTTATAAAAGCGATCGCGGTTCTTTATTACGTCTATCTAATTAATTAGTATAAAAATGCAAAAGATAAATGTGTACAGATGCATGGAAGTAATCAAAAATTACCGTGTTTTTCAGTTGAATAGAACACAACTAATTAACTTTTATACTTCTGCCTTCTACTTTTTACTTCTCAATCCAGTTTCTCTGTACTTCTATCGAAAGTATCACGTCAAAAGTAAGACATAAATCTTAAAATATTCTGTGTTTGCAAAATTGGTATTTTTGATTACCTAATTATTGCTAAAAATTAAATACCTAAGCACAACTATTTACACAATGCATGATTTGGTTAGGTATTAGGTAAAAGCTCAAAGGCTTTATTTTCGCCCGCATTAGCTGACACCGATAACCTATCTCAAGCATGGAATTAATTTTGTACAATTACTAAATTATGACGACAAGCAAAATATTTTCGACAGATCGACTCGAATCTTCTTTACAGACTCCTTCTTTATCAGTTTTACATCTAGTTGGTTCTGCTGTCTCCCAATTTTACTACAAATTGTCTCTGATCTATGCACGGGAAGTAGTGCAACCAGCAAAGGTAAGAAGTTATTACGCCGTAGTGCATCCCGATGGTTTATGGCAACTTGGTGAATCTTTAGACAAACTATCTGCTAAAATACCTTTTCCAACAGCGATCGCTCGATTACCTCAAGTCGATGTAGTTGTGCCTCATATGTTTTGTTTTCCTGGAATGACTAGTTATCGAGCCTTGTTTGAAGATATTGTAGGTATTCCTGTAGTAGGTTCTAGAGCAGAGTGTAACGCATTAGCTACTAATAAATCTCATACCAGAAACATCGTATCATCTGTAGGCGTTCGGATCGCAAAAGCACAGCAATTTAAAAGAGGCGATAGTTTAACTATCAATTTACCCTTTGTCGTCAAACCAAATTCTGAAGATAATTCGATGGGGATAACTCTAGTCAAACAAGAATCTGAAATCGAAACTGCTTTGCAAATAGGGTTTGAATATGATGATGTTTTGTTAATAGAAGAATACATCCCAGGTAGAGAATTGCGCGTTGGTGTAATCGAAAAAGAAGAGG from Stanieria cyanosphaera PCC 7437 encodes:
- a CDS encoding D-alanine--D-alanine ligase family protein, yielding MTTSKIFSTDRLESSLQTPSLSVLHLVGSAVSQFYYKLSLIYAREVVQPAKVRSYYAVVHPDGLWQLGESLDKLSAKIPFPTAIARLPQVDVVVPHMFCFPGMTSYRALFEDIVGIPVVGSRAECNALATNKSHTRNIVSSVGVRIAKAQQFKRGDSLTINLPFVVKPNSEDNSMGITLVKQESEIETALQIGFEYDDVLLIEEYIPGRELRVGVIEKEEELYVLPAIEYLLTEDKPIRTVDSKLGTKSDGMLFRQPVNIACPAKISPELWDKLAEAVKNAHCALGCRDYSLYDFRIHSETQEPYLLESCSFWSFINASVLSRMLEADNQKLEEVALMLWNNAAKRTRVACGSLFKYTNADHN